Sequence from the Diorhabda carinulata isolate Delta chromosome 5, icDioCari1.1, whole genome shotgun sequence genome:
CAATCCCCACCTAAAATTTTGGTTAACAGCTGCCTTGTTTTTTGATGACCAATCACACTCTGATTAGAAAACTACGTGAATCTTCTTTTTCgcaaacataaataaattgaatgtcAATTCTTatatcaaatgtcattcaaatTGCTAATTatacaaatgtttattataCAGAAGACTGGTATGACACGAAATAGAAGAATTACACAATGAGGACAGATTTCCTTTTATTGTTTATAAGGgataaagaaactctaccctCCATATTAATTATGGAggttaaataaaagaaaaacaatcaattcatctacaattgctaCATTTATAGCCTAATATTTGTCCTCACCAGCGCCATTTTGGAAGGTTTTTAAACTGTTATTTAACGTATACAACTTGACATATttgcatttaaaacaaaaataaataatcttacCTTCTCTGCAACAACAGAAGAATTGATTATTGGTAATCTTGTAGACTTTTAAACACTTTTAGATATTgtctaatataataaattgaagtaaCCTCAAGTAAACTAATCATAAATTCAGGGATCATTAGCattgattattttcaacttaACTACATACCTGGCTCTTATTGTTGGACTTGATGATTGataatcacttttttttttcttaatgaacACTATTATCAGTTACTATATGTTTTTTCACTAAACTACGTTTACCACTTAAATtttcacaaacaaaacaaacacaAACGTCCCAAAATTcacattaaaacaaaaagagGCACACTGAAGgtaaattattgatatatttaaaaatacgcCATTATTCCTTTAATACTAAAATTTAATCAACTCTCAAGAAAAACGTTAAACTTCACAATGTCACGGTCTACAACCCACAAACCAAACAGACAACATGGCGAACTGACAAGATCAGCTGtttcaaattaatcatatttgaccatatttttgaatttacaaatatttttaaacctGCATTCTTAGAGATTCTTCAAACTTTccagatttttttcaataattaaaatgattttgatttactaaactaattttatttatagatgaGCGTGTTCTATTGTTTCATTATAATTACTACAATTACCTATATTctgtagaaaatgaaaataaatttccgATACTACCaaatacaaattcaaaaatataaaaaagcaaTAATTCTAATCCAAATGAAAGTTATTAACATTagacaacaaaaaattaataagaattaattaaaatagttattattatttttgcgctattttatatatttaggtATTCTTTATAACCCTTTGTTTATTGAGTTTCTTGTTGATATTGAAccttattttctcttttttcattattgttgcCAATGTTTTAGATACTGAATGTAAATCCAATAATATTGGCGAATTTATGCGTATCATATATAATGACTTCGCAAAACGAAGCAGCAGAAGAtctaatgagaaaaattgaaaaagaagaagacactATTGCATTTGAAGAACcagaaaaaaagtgttttcatCATTGTATTGTAAATCTCGTTATAGGGTACGTAGActccagaaaaaaataataaattataggGTAATCCACAAAATATACATgcttaattcaataaaaaataaatatcagatttaataattttacttcTCAGTCTTCTGAAAAGGATTTAAAATTACAGCATAGGTCTTTTTGATAGATATACATATAAGAACGAGGCAAGATAGGTTATTATCGACCTGTTTTAAACAATTTACTTTACTACAATTTTCTAGGTTGGGTTAGTTTCTGGTATTGGCAACAGGAGGAAAAGTTTTTAtgtgaatttattaaaattaaaataattgatttttgtttaataaatagttgAATGATTGTAAGTTGGAAGATCTTTTAATCATAATTTGCTATAAAGTGTGCGACTTCGACTTTTTTTAGGACTCTGTACTGTTCCAAAGGAAACTACGAATTTGGAATATCTAGAGTGATAAAGTCTCTTGAAccttatgataaaaaattgggTACAGACACTTGGTATTATGTGAAAGTGTGTTTTTGTAGCCTTATCGGAAACCTTGCGAAACATATGATTGTGTTAAAAGACAGTATCATCGAGGAATGCATCAGTTTTTTGGAAAGTTGCGaatgtaagtttttttttaattgattatactTACAAGGTACACTgttgaagtttttgaaaaaaagaaaatatacatagagaaaaatttggaaaaaattgttttttaatagagAAGAGTTTGTGTGAACTATCCGAATGGATAATGTGAGTTTGTTGGaaacaaaataaagtttctatGCTGCATTAGGCGGTATAATTGGGAGTATTAGTAAATAGTATGTTTAGTACGAAAATTCTCAACATCTCCAGAAATTATAGCTcggaatttataaaaaatgaaaacatttaaaCAGTTTTGTATACATAATGAGGTTTCAAGTCTGTTTTAGAAGATTTATCTTAAGTAGCAACTTCTAGAATATTCTTTACTAgcaatttgtataaaatttgaacaatgtTCGATAAAAAACGAAGCTAGGGTCGGTTTTTTAGTAGATTTACCCAAAGTATTTCCTTCCAGAATCATCTCTACTAAATATCTTTTGTAAActaacaaaaacatttgaaaaactacataattcacttgaaatttaatatagaattcagttttcgattattttattaactcACTACAAGTAAGTTTTGAAGCCTCTCCCCCCCATATACACCAATTGATAATTCTTTAGTAAAAACCGTGAAAATAATGCTATAAATttacgaaatttcaataattttcctcACAAAACGAAGTTTGGGGTCTCTTTTTAGAATATTTGTCCAAACTAGCAACACCCGGCAATgtaaattttctgaaataacacaaaaaattggaaaaatgacCCTTTTAACTTAAAAcctaatttataattcaaatttcgaCTATTTTATTTGCCTAATACAAGTAACTATGTTTGGAAGCCCCCTGTATACACCAATTGATAAATCTTTGGTACAAACCGTAAAAAACTTGGTATCGATAAAATATAGGTTagtaatttaaaaattggaaaaaagtttcaaaatttgaacaattttcgATACAAATCGAAGTTTGGGGTcttttttagtatatttacCCAAAGTAATAtcttctaaaatatttcttacgaAATAATGTGTGTGAAATAAcataaaatcattgaaaatacaACACAATTAACTTAAAACCTTATTTGGATTTCAGCAATTATATTAACCCCAGCAGGAAACTACGTTTAGAAGTCCCCCTGTAATAAACCGAGTAATAAATTTTCGGCaaacaatatataaaaacttggtattgataaaatagaactaataattttaaaattaagaagaaattaacgaaatttgaacatttttcgaTACAAAACGAAGTTTAGGGTCGTTGTTTCATAGATTTATGCAAAGTAGTATCTCTCAGAATATtctcttttgaataatttgtgtaaaatgagacaaaaacattgaaaaatcaaCACAATTAACCTAAAACGtaatttagaatttaaatttcGACAATTTTATTAACCCACAGCAGGCAACTACCTTTCGCACTCTCCCTGTAATAAATCTTTTGGTAAAAACCGTAAAAACTGGATATCGATGAAACTGAtttgagaaatatgaaaattgaaaaaagttacgaaatttggataattttgAACACAAAACTAAGTTTGGGTAGTTTTTTAGTAAATGTATCATCATTATTATCTCTTAGAATATCCCCCTACTAAATTACTTGtgtaaaataacataaaaacaataaaaaatgacaCATTTAACTTGAAATCTAATTTGGAATGAAAATTCCGACATTTTATCAACCCCCAGCAGGTAAACACTACGTTTAGAAGTCCCCTTGTATTAAGAGTAATAAATCTTCAGTGAAAACCACAAAAACTAGGAATTGACAAAACTGGAACTAGCATTTTaggtattaagaaaaaatattacaaaaaaaaacgagtaCTTGATTCAATAAACATTAACAGTGTTCCTTTTAAGATAATTTGCTTACCTccttttactttttatttttagttcatGGCAAAACTGTCAGAACGGTTGTTTACAATTCACTCTCCGACGCCAACGACACTCCTAATGGAAAGGAAACTGTTACTTACGAGGCCAGAAAAATTAAATGTCTCTTAATCAGATTGTTTAATGTTGAATCATAAACGATAATTGAATCTTTATAAATGTATtacctaaataaaaaattgtaaaaaaaattacatcctTTCACTCTGTCTGAAACACTAAACAGATTTAAAAAACGTCTTTGGAGGTAACTAACACTGGAAACTTGGTGGTCTCTATTTTGATTCCCAGAATTCCATTTTTCGAATTGAATCGGATGAATTTAATCTAGAAATATGTGGAATGTAATTCAATACATAGTTTGTTCTTTTAGTTTTGCAGTTTTGTGTTGTAGCTTTAAATTTATTGCTCTATTTCATTGAACAGCTCCAGATCCATACCTAATTTCCCTTTCAAACTGTTCAGCTTTCAGAGTTCCATCTATACTTTTAAAATCTTTATTGAACACTGAATAAGCGCTAATTTCACCTTTCTTTTTCGGTCGCGTCCGGGTGTTTATACATATACCAACTAaacaagatatcaaaaaaaatattgtaccaAATTGTAGTTTGATAAAAATGGCGTAAAGTATAGCCCAGAAAGTGAAACATAATACATAGTATATGTAGTCTAGTATAGAGAGAGGTTGAAAGTTATCGTCTATTTCAGTTTCTTCAGAACTACTTAGAGCGTTTGAATCAGTCTCTTCGGCcaaaagtttttctttcaattcctGAAACAAATCTACgaatagaaaaatcaataaaatattaatgtttatcTTCTGATAGACCTAATAAGTAtaacttttgttataataaaactataaaacattCAGACGGATTCGTAGCCATAACCTTTTTAAAATATGCTCGTATATTTAGAAGTATACTACAAATGCCATCTGTCACAAAGTACTGGCTATTTAAATGTTATTAGTGGCGCTAAATTTAAATGTTACTTTATAGTAGTTCgtatttagaagaaataaatttcttatttacttgAAATAAATGCCAAAGTTGCATATGTTTAAGGTATGTTACCgcaaaaacaatgaaattttgataactaaataaaaaaaattagttttttaatggTTTGTaggaagaaaatattaaaaatgattgcaaatttactttttttttgacTCAACGAaccatatttatttatcaatggGGAGAAAATGAAGGttgaaataacgaaaatatatatttctataaaagattgtttacaaaaattttcaattaaagatTTACGCCTTTTACTACTGAAACTAATAGGTCATTTCGAGTAACATGATTTGAAACGTCGTCTGCCATATTGTAGTGATGAACATTTGTatatagaaaattgattatttcgaaccctttattgaattaaatcaaTATCTTTGaaccaaaaaatgaatatacaatatcacaactaataataattttgatgtatATAATACAATATGTGTATATATACTGGCACGAATCACCATCTAGTTCCGGTTGAATCAGTACCGATGTTATTCAATGGAACATATCAGGTGCTACTAATTAGTAACTAGTAGTAACTTAAGGGAGACTAGTTAATAATTCACGGCAGTAATTAGTTTCAAATGAGTAGCTTAGTGTGTAGAAGGCCTAAGCCTAATTCAGTATCTAACTTTAAGACGTGGAAATAAATGCTATAAATTATTGACCTCGTATTGTGAAAGaggatatttattatcaaaatcaaactaataaatacggtaaaatttttaaaaaatcccaAAATAACCCAAAACAACCAGTCATTTATTTTTACGtaatttttgcaaatttaatttatattttagctctgagaagaaaaaaattaactatccGAATCTATCTTTGTGCAACATTATAAAATAGTGGTTCGTGAATATGCCAACGTATCTAAccttaaactatttttttaattaccttATCTTCTTCTTCACATTTTAtcttttgagaatttttaagttttttctttctgtACTCTTCTAACTTTTTAGCAATTTCATTGTAATTATCACtcattttaaatcatttattttcactattatacTACTGTCATTACTCTTGTTTACATCATCATACTGATTCTAAAGATGTCTAATTAACCAACAGGACAATCAGTTtcgtttaatattaaattgtttgaaattctaACTGTGCTTTctgtaaaatttgattttacgtaaaaatatctattatttcattgttatttaatttaaatatttgtttatttcgtAATTTGGTTCGTTGTCAATAATCTCGAAGTTTTCCCTACCATTTGTCAATAAAAACAGCTGACGTCTGTCACATTAATGTCAAAAGCATTTATGTagtattatttgtttaatatatagagttttaattgtaattttttttttaaattttcaaacgCGTAAAAATGGGAAGTACGGCAAAAGCGATAGTAACAGGTTTCATTTGTAGGTTGTGTtcagaacaaaaaaaagtagTAATTCATCTTTATAGTGAAAGGGCTAGAAAATTAGATCTCCTCAAGAAAATTAGACTACTGCCTATTTCAGTACGTATTTTGTGTGTTGtgttatctaataataaataaaattgaaatacataaGTTTACCAATTTTTTACACATTGTAACCAAATAATTGTATTAggtaataaattcaattaatgtaATGATataattagttgaaaaagtattgaaatgaaattgttttcagcttaaaaaatatgataatttacCAAAAACGATATGTGAAGAGTGTGTAATAAGGTTAGAAGAAcaatataaattgtttaaaaaaattaaaagaagtcAAGCAATACACCGAAGTCATCAAATGTatcatgtaaatattttaatttcacattATAGTAACCTTCATTTATCATTGTTCTTTTCTTTTTAGAGTAATGGTAGATGCCCTGTTGAATGTCCCTTACATGGTTTAGCTGATCCTTCATGGTCTGAAATTACATTAGATGAAGCTACTAATTCATAATACTCCTATGATTCactctgtaaatatttttaggctactttcaatttttgtacATTAACTCTAGGTGGTAAGTTTTCGATCAGCttcaaaatttatgtataaggaaagatgaaaatgaatacaaataaaatttcaattcaactaCATTCTTTTTGGCTTCATCATTGTCCTTTATACcaacagttttcgaaaataagATTTCTTAAAttggaaaaccaaaaaaattggagttttgaggaaaaaacgaagaaaaaatgaaaatttatgagagggaaaccaaaatatttggaaatttttgggggaaaaatgagaaaaaattggaaagttttgagattaaaacgaaataaaatgcaaaattCTGAGGGAAAAAGGACAAAATTTGTAGagttttgaagaaatatgaaCACAATAAGTTTTGgggaaaaaacaagaaaaaatttggaaagttttGAGACATCACTGTGTCAATtcttttaaatggaaaatttttgtcAGAAAAATCATATAGAGGTTTTAATGGATAGGATGCTACCAAAATGGGAAAACTGGAATAAGAATAATAAAGGAATAAGAGAAATAGGTATTTATGGATGAAGTAAAACAAGCTACTTgctttttggaaattttgtaataaaaaaatattggcaCGTTTATACAAAGCGAATACAAAAATCAACGTTTTGTGCTACACATTTTCAGTTTCTAGAAATagacaaaatatttacaaaatttcaattatattgtcaaaaattcatgTCTCAGCtgctgaaattaaaatatagcATTCAACGTTCgaacttatttattttgacCATAACCTACATCATCAGTCCAGTCAAAATTCAacttaataattcaaaaaattttaagcgTCATGGTTgggataaacaaaaaaaattttttctaaattctatcatttttataatcatatcaaaaaatatttccgGTAGTCAAAAACCTGGGAAACATCATAGAATatacgaaaaacgaaaaaaaaatctatgCATACGAAAAATTCTTAAACTACTAacgtaaaacaatttttattaactatagATTGAAATTTATGATAAGCAAACTGTGTACCGACACTCGTAATTGAGACTGTGAGTCCGTGAGACGTCATAAAGAAAACGAGAAAATCCCTTCGCTTGTAAACATCCTCTTTCAGGTCAATCCGATTCTTAATGTTTGTTCATATAACAAAGGATTTAATTTCGTTACAAATCTACTTCGTAGTTGGATTATTCACCTTTGTTgttattcatactgaacacactacaccaacactaacaattatactgtctgatacgcgttttgataaccaagttatcgtcttcagagactgtagattttaaactaaattttcccaccaataaacctttaTTGTAATTCTAATCATACGCACCAACTTCTTTGGGGCGCTAAACTTCACCAGGTCTCTGAGGATACTGTCGTACGCCTGGTGTAAATCAATGAAGATGTAGTGAAGATCGACATTATACTAACAGTGGAACCGTTACGGCGAAAACCTCACTGATACTCACCtacttttttctattaaattactGTAGTTAAGTTAATAATATATCAGtgatttttatgatacatgAATGCTAATGAGATATTTATGTGTGATTCTGATCAACAAAATGCTTAATCCGATCTTTTGTTGGTATCTAGAGGTAAGAATTCCatcctatataaaaatgaacgAGGACCCAAGTCATGATTACAGAAGTAATACGTCCTCAACTGCTTTTagtaatagaaaattttcgtGGCCACTATTCATCGGGTGAATACATATCACTCGATATCATATTTTAGCACTCTGTATGGTCCTTTTCGCATTCTAGTTGATGTTTTCCAGCTCCATCGACAGGAGTCTGAAATCTGGGGATAAAAATGCAAATTGTACTATTCATCGAAAGTTTTTCCCAAATATGGAATATGATTTTTGCCTATGAGTATAACCGATACAATTTTATCTAAATCTGATGAAATATATCTTCTATGGTCACCTTTTCTTCTACAGTAATGAAGGGAAATTctctatgaataatttatttggtgtCTGAAGTCTTGTTACGTGATGGGTGTTTTCTTCGTTTGTGGATGGTGGTGTCTAATGTTCCAGCATTTCACATTTTTGATAAGTGAAAATAATCCACATATAATTATTAACCAACCAGCTGGATTATgtgtatattgaatttttgtggGTTTAGCCTGATATTGTACCCATAACCTCAATTACACTAGTACTTTGATCTTGCTAGTTCATATCCCGTTCAAAGGATCAGATAAACAGTGGATTCAGGACTAATTCTATGTGATGTTTTAAAATGTCTATTTTATTCTTAATCTTTAAAACTTGatccaaatataaaatattacttgaGACGCAAACTTTTGTGAAGAGATTCTAAAAGtaaagaataaatgaaataaatcaattctGCCAGTACAAACATACActgtggaaaaataaaaacatgtattgaagacatgaaaataaatttgaaacagtAGCTATAggaaaatttaatgtttttagtgaaataaaaattaggttAGTTATATGAAATTTGCACAAATACCATTCTATttacaattttgtttcaaatatcaaaatggcGGACAGAAAAAAAGCAGGATTAGATGTTTCTAGACACTTCACAATGTGAATGATGATAAATTACACCGAAGACTTCAAAATCAcaagtaaaaactatttaaacaaattttttcaggTTCCAGGTAGATACAAATTGTTCACTGtgaataaacatataaaaagtgacaaataaagaacaaaattaacttatgattttgttgtttcttttatataaaacacattaaattgtataatatcaatttgataactaaaattttttaaaaacctaCGGTAACAAAAACTACCTGCCAGTAAATCCGCGCCATATCGACGCTATACTGGCGGCAGCACTGTTTACTAAACCGCCAGCCATACTGCTGGCTTGTTGCGTACTGATCATCTGAGGTGCTTGGCTAATAGCAGGACCCGCAGATATTTCAGGACACTGTACATGCGGTACctacaaataatatataaaatgaaaatattccaaacttTAAATTATACTTACAGCTTCCCATTCTGCTGGGAAAGAATCTCCCTCTTCTGAATCGGAGTCTTCGTTAGTTTTAAGATCACTCGATAAATTCTGTGCTAGAGCAATAGCTCGATTAAAATCATACTGTACAGGACCGTCcctataataatttcaattaaacaaataaaagatatttttcgaaatataccAACCACCCCAAATCCGTGCTTGAATTCTCGATGAGTTGCAGAATATTGTGTATCGTTTTTGTGGAATTTAAAGAGGTTAAATCGACTTTTTGATGAAAACACAAATAGAGTATGTTGGCGTTTAATCTTGCAGTTCTTCTTGCGAATCTTTGTTCGTTCATGAAGGTATCAGAATAGTcactaaaaatacaaataatatagtaattcgatttttttatagatttacagacaaaaattttgtgaatcaCTGATGATACCAAACGgagagaatatttttaaaattcactcAAAGCGGAAAATATTTCTAgatgagaataaaaatattgaaaaaattttaccatTAGAAGCATTAATCACTAAAAGATGGTGATACAATAAAATTACATAaagattgatgaaaaaataagaaaaaagaaacaagcagtatgaaataaaacaactaATAAGACCAACCATTGAATATTTGATGATGACACAAAAAGATCAAGAAAGATTAagaattttaagagaaaaattatcAGAAGAATATATAGAGGAATTAAAATGAACGAAGCGGAGGatctgaaataatatataaatcgaTGAAAAAGTAGCAGATCCAGTAACTGATCAAGTTCATGAAGACTTACAAATGTGAGAGAATGGGGAACGTTGGATCAGTTTGAAGGCGATTTGTCGAGGAAGCTGGAATGAAAAACTAAAtctaaaatgaagaaaatatataaatatgaattaataaacTTGACATATGTTTTAATTACTCACCTATATTGCATTTTATATGGAAGTTTGATGTTGAGATAATAGGATAAAACACTAATTAATTGTGCTGTGTATGTAAGTGCAGCACTAATGCTATAAGCAGGATTTATTTCAACTGAACTGGCGATATTTGAATTAGGAACTCCGTCCTGATTTTGAGcaactaaaattttaaaaatcaattatgcAATAATGGATGATAGACTGAGGTATGgacataatattttattacaggCAGAAGAAAGACaatgatcaaatatttatttaaaaaattgattgcgaagtttatttaagaaatataaataaaaataagtgaaaaatatgCCATATGATCACAATTAgtctaaataaatataaaagataataaaagaCTATTTATATCACTAGCAGTAGTGCTTATTTACTTTAAGTTGTTTGTTACATGTCAAATCCTCCTTTATTTGATAACttactataatttatataaaaaaattataatttcttaatttaaaaaagaaaaatgaattccTACGAATCAAGTTTAAGTGTgttgttcaaaaattggaatTCCTGTACAGATTGATAAGTTTTAAGTTatgaggaataaaaaaaaagtgacCCACCATTTACCCAGCGACCCTACCTTGTAATGATCgtgatgctgtttacataggacagacaactcagtatttagaaaatagactaaaaggtcatcaatacaataaaaaatgcaaTAACAAACCAtggaatatcgaaaaaaataattcaattataaaaattcttgtaCTGGAAttgaatacaagaaaaaataattcttaggAATGGTTCACTTTTTTGGAAGGAGAGAACTGTCAAGTtcaatgttataaattttaatgcaattactaattatttgattgatgacatattttgataaaaactgaattaagaaaaaaattttttaaaaactaattttctatcaaaataaaaaaatacatatgcAAAGTTTCAAGAAGtaaaatttatcaagaaaatgtaAAAGGTTCTCACCCCAAATATTATAAGCAGAATAATTTCCTGACACTGGTAATGTAGGCCCTGCAATACAATATCTCGTTTCCCCTGTATAATATGAATAATCCCAGCGATCAGTAGATTGGGATGCCTCCGCCAAGGCATTTACCATACTATCAGTAGATCTTTCAATTTccctaaaaaaatatgaacttgATATATATACAAacctttattatttaaatatatcaacTTACAAATTTGGATTCACAATGGtaataggaaaaatatatttgaaaagttgCTGTATTCTCAACTTGACAAGTTTTTTGAGTTCTTCTTGTTTCTCCTTAACACTATCTCTAGTTTTctcaactttttcttgtttagAACACACAAATGATTCAATTTCATGAACTTTGTTATCGTATTTTGGTAAACTTTTACTTCCCCTTTCATTTTTATCCCTTAACGTTGCCAGTGATGTGTTATTGATTGTTCGTCTGTATCTCTTTTCTTCTAAAGCCAACCTTAGTATTTTTGTTCTATCTTTTGCCTGTCTTATTTTTGAACTCTACAATAAAAAGAAAGcaaatatttctttacaataattattatttctttttaatgaatattaaatCATAAATCACCTACCAATATATCAGATTTTCGTCTATTATCCAACAATTTAAGACAGTTCTTctctaaagtatttttattatcttctaatTCTAATAGAGCTCtctgtttttcaaaacaactgaaaatataaatgtttcaaagtgaaaacaaataataataataataaacttaccTTTCAGCAATCTTTTGTTTGGAACTGTAAAATAACCCACTGTGAATACATTCTTTACAATAAAAAACTTTCCTAAACTTGCGACATAAAGGGCAACGCTGTCTGTTAGGGCTTAACCGACTGCCACTGTCCGTGGAAGAAGATAAATGGAAATCTCTGGGAGCTGTACTGTCCTCTGAACTACTGGTGGTAGCCATAATAGATaatgaatttcattcaattttacgATGATTCatcttttttgctttttttacgCTTTCTACAGCATTTAAACACTAAATTCCTGTGTATATTTAAATTAGTAGCtgaatttaaaatgtaaataaacttaCAGTATGTTGATTTTATTCGTCATTAATATTTCATTAGCATGAATTCCATATAGCGGTAAATTTGAAAGTAAAAGTGAATTGTGATTAATTACGACTAAAAAGTTTTTGATGGTTAACGTTTGATTGATAATATGATACACTTACCATTTAGGTCGTTACTAATTTTATCTCTATTATGACATTACGCCCGTGTACTCAATAACCCAAgagtttttaaaaatggaaattttgcaGCAATTGatctttgtttaaaaaatctgCTACCGTCTTAATGGAATGGTCATTTATATATGTGACTCGCTAACCAGCCCCAAGTttagttttattcatttttcaataatgtaataatttatccaaaacaaataatttcaaaatgcaCAACACTTAATTTTACGTATCTGTTTATTTTCGTAACCTT
This genomic interval carries:
- the LOC130894256 gene encoding beclin 1-associated autophagy-related key regulator, giving the protein MATTSSSEDSTAPRDFHLSSSTDSGSRLSPNRQRCPLCRKFRKVFYCKECIHSGLFYSSKQKIAESCFEKQRALLELEDNKNTLEKNCLKLLDNRRKSDILSSKIRQAKDRTKILRLALEEKRYRRTINNTSLATLRDKNERGSKSLPKYDNKVHEIESFVCSKQEKVEKTRDSVKEKQEELKKLVKLRIQQLFKYIFPITIVNPNLEIERSTDSMVNALAEASQSTDRWDYSYYTGETRYCIAGPTLPVSGNYSAYNIWVAQNQDGVPNSNIASSVEINPAYSISAALTYTAQLISVLSYYLNIKLPYKMQYSDYSDTFMNEQRFARRTARLNANILYLCFHQKVDLTSLNSTKTIHNILQLIENSSTDLGWDGPVQYDFNRAIALAQNLSSDLKTNEDSDSEEGDSFPAEWEAVPHVQCPEISAGPAISQAPQMISTQQASSMAGGLVNSAAASIASIWRGFTGR
- the LOC130894277 gene encoding uncharacterized protein LOC130894277; its protein translation is MGSTAKAIVTGFICRLCSEQKKVVIHLYSERARKLDLLKKIRLLPISLKKYDNLPKTICEECVIRLEEQYKLFKKIKRSQAIHRSHQMYHSNGRCPVECPLHGLADPSWSEITLDEATNS
- the LOC130894267 gene encoding uncharacterized protein LOC130894267, encoding MSDNYNEIAKKLEEYRKKKLKNSQKIKCEEEDKELKEKLLAEETDSNALSSSEETEIDDNFQPLSILDYIYYVLCFTFWAILYAIFIKLQFGTIFFLISCLVGICINTRTRPKKKGEISAYSVFNKDFKSIDGTLKAEQFEREIRLNSSDSIRKMEFWESK